A stretch of the Gossypium hirsutum isolate 1008001.06 chromosome D07, Gossypium_hirsutum_v2.1, whole genome shotgun sequence genome encodes the following:
- the LOC121219052 gene encoding protein XRI1 isoform X1 yields MNYNNDQEPWNRHGENHGVQKNYNLDPSLGAWTQVTLNEEDLSYMFDETTPVKDCGKLPYYVTHNDNITKELEEKRETSSQVKRRRMLQFDTHVVDSSLICNEMPSALLKPRERDDSIEEVLPGSAQWTAGFSAEDASSSSYEGLDQSCEEWLAEYFNDAEMLLSSDVLNLTGTSDVQIGISELCNSRPESAVDAVQKQAIQTPQNIVFKGRKSIIHAAPKLASSVAYPFAFIKPCGFHGDVTLKDINQRILTPPPSKSKQINEDLAAAFPTSAFSGKPVVGKTKIRTEGGKGSITIMRTKG; encoded by the exons ATGAATTACAACAATGATCA GGAGCCTTGGAATCGGCATGGGGAGAATCATGGTGTTCAAAAGAACTATAATTTGG ATCCCTCCCTAGGTGCATGGACTCAAGTGACCTTGAATGAGGAAGACCTTTCCTACATGTTTGATGAAACAACCCCTGTTAAAGATTGTGGGAAACTGCCGTATTATGTTACACATAACG ATAATATAACCAAGGAACTGGAAGAGAAGAGGGAGACTTCTTCACAAGTTAAAAGGCGAAGAATGCTTCAGTTTGACACTCATGTAGTAGATTCTTCCCTCATCTGCAATGAGATGCCATCTGCACTCCTAAAACCAAGG GAGAGGGATGATTCGATTGAAGAGGTTTTACCTGGTTCAGCTCAGTGGACTGCTGGATTTTCAG CAGAGGATGCATCATCTTCCAGTTACGAGGGTCTAGATCAGTCGTGTGAAGAGTGGCTTGCTGAATATTTTAACGATGCAGAGATGCTTCTCAGCTCTGATGTGTT GAATCTTACGGGCACATCTGATGTTCAAATTGGTATTTCAG AGTTGTGCAATTCCCGACCTGAGTCTGCAGTTGATGCTGTTCAAAAGCAGGCAATTCAAACTCCTCAAAATATTGTCTTCAAAG GTAGGAAGTCTATCATACACGCAGCCCCTAAGCTAGCATCTTCTGTTGCCTACCCGTTTGCTTTCATTAAACCCTGTGGTTTCCATGGAGATGTTACCCTGAAGGATATAAACCAGCGAATCCTAACCCCACCAccatcaaaatcaaaacaaatcaaTGAAGATCTTGCTGCTGCTTTCCCCACTTCTGCTTTTTCTGGGAAGCCTGTTGTTGGCAAAACTAAAATTCGTACTGAAGGAGGAAAAGGCAGCATCACTATTATGAGAACCAAAGGCTGA
- the LOC121219052 gene encoding protein XRI1 isoform X2, whose translation MNYNNDQEPWNRHGENHGVQKNYNLDPSLGAWTQVTLNEEDLSYMFDETTPVKDCGKLPYYVTHNDNITKELEEKRETSSQVKRRRMLQFDTHVVDSSLICNEMPSALLKPRERDDSIEEVLPGSAQWTAGFSEDASSSSYEGLDQSCEEWLAEYFNDAEMLLSSDVLNLTGTSDVQIGISELCNSRPESAVDAVQKQAIQTPQNIVFKGRKSIIHAAPKLASSVAYPFAFIKPCGFHGDVTLKDINQRILTPPPSKSKQINEDLAAAFPTSAFSGKPVVGKTKIRTEGGKGSITIMRTKG comes from the exons ATGAATTACAACAATGATCA GGAGCCTTGGAATCGGCATGGGGAGAATCATGGTGTTCAAAAGAACTATAATTTGG ATCCCTCCCTAGGTGCATGGACTCAAGTGACCTTGAATGAGGAAGACCTTTCCTACATGTTTGATGAAACAACCCCTGTTAAAGATTGTGGGAAACTGCCGTATTATGTTACACATAACG ATAATATAACCAAGGAACTGGAAGAGAAGAGGGAGACTTCTTCACAAGTTAAAAGGCGAAGAATGCTTCAGTTTGACACTCATGTAGTAGATTCTTCCCTCATCTGCAATGAGATGCCATCTGCACTCCTAAAACCAAGG GAGAGGGATGATTCGATTGAAGAGGTTTTACCTGGTTCAGCTCAGTGGACTGCTGGATTTTCAG AGGATGCATCATCTTCCAGTTACGAGGGTCTAGATCAGTCGTGTGAAGAGTGGCTTGCTGAATATTTTAACGATGCAGAGATGCTTCTCAGCTCTGATGTGTT GAATCTTACGGGCACATCTGATGTTCAAATTGGTATTTCAG AGTTGTGCAATTCCCGACCTGAGTCTGCAGTTGATGCTGTTCAAAAGCAGGCAATTCAAACTCCTCAAAATATTGTCTTCAAAG GTAGGAAGTCTATCATACACGCAGCCCCTAAGCTAGCATCTTCTGTTGCCTACCCGTTTGCTTTCATTAAACCCTGTGGTTTCCATGGAGATGTTACCCTGAAGGATATAAACCAGCGAATCCTAACCCCACCAccatcaaaatcaaaacaaatcaaTGAAGATCTTGCTGCTGCTTTCCCCACTTCTGCTTTTTCTGGGAAGCCTGTTGTTGGCAAAACTAAAATTCGTACTGAAGGAGGAAAAGGCAGCATCACTATTATGAGAACCAAAGGCTGA
- the LOC121203591 gene encoding uncharacterized protein isoform X1 → MGLIFIIISISIIWVASLWKIFFSHSKPTFLNEGNSIFFSDFFYLLILFQLIFKTRYTFAQKNVLLVVAHPDDESMFFSPTINYLTSKGHNLYLPLVLGLDKVVPEAQKFRTSGIDPEFEEKLEQMFMGIVATGDKAWAPSSGTLRSDFFEDVNNKIPEENEEENIRNGVHILNDVHISNDVQIDGNGQKRKNPEISSSHFKTERKKSLKQIGGAARLSSQMEKLCNAADNMSQAISSLTPVMDPYGIPQAVKVLDSMSEEVPEASPLYFFALKLLLNKDK, encoded by the exons ATGGGAttgatttttatcattatttcaatttccatcATCTGGGTAGCTTCTCTTTGGAAGattttcttctcccattcaaaaCCCACATTTTTAAATGAAGgtaactctatttttttttcagatttcttTTACCTGTTGATTTTGTTTCAATTAATATTCAAAACCAGGTACACCTTTGCACAAAAAAATGTCTTGTTGGTTGTTGCGCACCCTGATGATGAGTCCAT GTTCTTTTCACCTACAATAAACTACTTGACTTCAAAAGGGCACAATCTTTACCTACCCTTGGTTCTTGGACTTGACAAA GTTGTGCCTGAAGCTCAAAAATTTAGAACATCGGGCATTGATCCTGAATTCGAAGAGAAGTTGGAACAAATGTTTATGGGGATAGTTGCAACAGGTGATAAAGCATGGGCACCTTCTTCTGGTACACTCCGTAGTGATTTTTTTGAGGATGTTAACAACAAAAtacctgaagagaatgaagaagaaaatataagaaatggtgttcacattttaaatgatgttcacatttcaaatgatgttcaaattgatggaaacggtcaaaaaagaaaaaaccctgaGATATCAAGTTCACATTTTAAAACTGAAAGAAAGAAATCCTTAAAGCAAATTGGAGGGGCTGCAAGATTGTCTAGTCAAATGGAAAAATTATGCAATGCAGCTGACAATATGAGTCAAGCCATATCTAGTTTGACTCCTGTTATGGATCCATATGGTATTCCACAAGCAGTCAAAGTGCTTGACAGCATGTCAGAAGAAGTTCCAGAAGCTAGTCCGCTATACTTTTTCGCACTTAAATTATTGCTTAATAAGGACAAgtga
- the LOC121203591 gene encoding uncharacterized protein isoform X2: MFFSPTINYLTSKGHNLYLPLVLGLDKVVPEAQKFRTSGIDPEFEEKLEQMFMGIVATGDKAWAPSSGTLRSDFFEDVNNKIPEENEEENIRNGVHILNDVHISNDVQIDGNGQKRKNPEISSSHFKTERKKSLKQIGGAARLSSQMEKLCNAADNMSQAISSLTPVMDPYGIPQAVKVLDSMSEEVPEASPLYFFALKLLLNKDK, encoded by the exons AT GTTCTTTTCACCTACAATAAACTACTTGACTTCAAAAGGGCACAATCTTTACCTACCCTTGGTTCTTGGACTTGACAAA GTTGTGCCTGAAGCTCAAAAATTTAGAACATCGGGCATTGATCCTGAATTCGAAGAGAAGTTGGAACAAATGTTTATGGGGATAGTTGCAACAGGTGATAAAGCATGGGCACCTTCTTCTGGTACACTCCGTAGTGATTTTTTTGAGGATGTTAACAACAAAAtacctgaagagaatgaagaagaaaatataagaaatggtgttcacattttaaatgatgttcacatttcaaatgatgttcaaattgatggaaacggtcaaaaaagaaaaaaccctgaGATATCAAGTTCACATTTTAAAACTGAAAGAAAGAAATCCTTAAAGCAAATTGGAGGGGCTGCAAGATTGTCTAGTCAAATGGAAAAATTATGCAATGCAGCTGACAATATGAGTCAAGCCATATCTAGTTTGACTCCTGTTATGGATCCATATGGTATTCCACAAGCAGTCAAAGTGCTTGACAGCATGTCAGAAGAAGTTCCAGAAGCTAGTCCGCTATACTTTTTCGCACTTAAATTATTGCTTAATAAGGACAAgtga